CCCTCACTCCTATTGCTTGAGTTGGTAAATTAATCTTTTAGTTGATCGCAAAAGACAAATAACTGACTGGATAAAGCCTGAAGCATTTGATACCATTGTCAAATACGAAATAATTTATTCATCATACATTTATCGCTAAAGCCTATTATGATGCACAGAGTTGGTTTTAACGTTATCGGTAGAAGATCCTTTTTCACCGTTAATGCCAGACGTCAGGTGTTGAAATCCAGTTTCATGGGTTTAAAGCCCTTGCAACTAACGGCCCTTCTGCTTGCCGGTAGTGCCGGTTACTTGTACTTCATGAATGCTAGATCAGCTATTCATGAGTATGTCGTTTGTCCAGTGGTTAGATTGATTACTCCTGACCCAGAAAACGGTCACAAGTTGGGTATATGGTGTTTCAAATGGGGTCTTTCTCCAAAGTTGTACTTTGATAAGGATCCTGAATCCCTACACGTTAATGTTTTCGGTACCACCATGACTAACCCAATTGGCTGTGCAGCTGGTTTAGATAAGGATGCTGAAGCCATCGATGGTATTATGCCAACTGGTTTCGGCTACATGGAAGTCGGCTCTGTCACCCCAGTTGCTCAACCAGGTAACCCAAGACCAAGATTTTTTAGATTGCCTGCAGATGATGCTGTTATCAACAGATATGGTTTTAACTCAAGTGGTCACGACGTTGTTTACAACAACTTGATGAAGCGTGTTAACAAGTTCTTAAACTCATACTTTGGCGACAAATCTATTGACAAACTATCTCTATACAAAGACAAATTGCTTGCTGTGAACCTTGGTAAAAACAAGAATGGTGACGAAGTGAAGGACTACTTGAAAGGTGTCGAAAAGTTCCAATCATTAGCCGATGTTCTTGTCATTAACGTCTCTTCCCCAAACACCCCAGGTTTGAGAGACCTTCAAAACGAAGCCAAACTAACTAACCTTCTATCTGAAATCATCACCAAAAGAGACTCTCAAAGCAATAAGCCAAATGCGTTGGGTAAACAAAACCACAAGCCTCCTGTTTTGGTCAAAATTGCACCAGATTTAACTGAACCAGAACTACAATCCATTGTTGAAGCTGCTAAGAAGTCTAAGGTTGATGGTATTATTGTCTCCAACACCACTATTCAAAGACCAAACACTTTGAAGACTCAGGATGAGACTTTGAGAAACCAAGTCGGTGGGTTGTCTGGTAAGCCATTGAAGCCATTTGCCTTGAAGGCCATGAAAGCCGTATCCAAATACGCCAAAGATTCTGACTTAGTCTTGGTTGGTTGTGGTGGTATTTCTTCTGGTAAGGATGCCATTGAATTCGCTAAAGCAGGTGCTACTTTTGTTCAACTTTACACTTCATATGCTTATGTTGGCCCAGCTTTGATTGCTAGAATCAAGGACGAAGTCGCtgaagaattgaagaaggaaGGTAAAACTTGGATGGAAATAATTGGTGAAGACAACAAATAATTTTAACTTATTGCCTTCATTTTGTCATGAACCAATAATATTCCGATTCGAAACATTTCCGCCGTCTAGAACAAAGGCAGCGGATAATATATTTGCATGTATGCAGTAAGTTCAACATTTAttcatatttattaatttgtATACTAAAATTGTACGCTAACAACATAAGCGTAGTCATTATAATgaataaaagaaacaaatttaCTGGATGATATTCTAATACAAGAAGTGCATTAAATTTATCTAACATTATGACAGATTAACTTTTTGCAAAAGTTTTTCAAGGTTTTCTATCTATAGATCCTAAATCAATGGATAGTATTCCAAACCTATCTCCATATATCTTCTAATTCTTATATTTAACCActatttcatcaaatttcGATGTCAGTTCTTCGTGGCTTTTGTTGAAACCATGGTTTGGAACGAATTGCTTTAGTTCAGATCTCAATTCCTCAGCCTTAGATTTCTCACCTTCCATAATGGCTAATGTAATTTTGTTTGCCAGGAAATTACCTTTATACAGCTGGACAGCTTCTAGGTTCTTACTATAATATTCAGATTCTAATAGATCGACAATTGATTGGGCTTCAGTAGTATTACCTTGTTGCAACTGCAAGTTCAACAATCCCAATTGAGATTTCCAAGTTGGGAAAGTTTGTGCTAACTCTTCGAAATGATAAAAGTTGGAACTAGAAGTGTCTACATTTGTGGCGAACTTAATATAAGATTCGGCTAgatttattatcaattcaTCTTCGCTCGACAAACTGTCAGCATTCGTACTGGTATAGTTTTCGAACATTGTAGATGCAGTAGATGCCTTATTGTTCAAGAGAGCCACTTCAATGGCCAGAAGCAATAGGTCTGGAACACCAACTTCGTTGCCTGAGTCAATACCTTCAACACATGTCTTTAGACTCTCTTCAACATCACCTTTAATAGCTTGTGCACTGGCCAACAAGTTCAAGTGGTACAAACAATTCTTACCTTTCACATGGGACTCCAACTTGCTTAGATCATGCTTCGAATCCTTCAAGAAGGTTTCATATAGAGCAAAAGCCTGCGACAAAGAatcgtcaccaccagcCTTCAATTGACCCAAGGCCAGCTCGCTTCTCAATTGGTAGTACTTGATTGTGACATCCTCTACTTTGCCCAGCTTGGAAGCTTCTTCCAGTACTTTCTCATATAAGCCATTGTAAAAGCTCTGCTTAACCGTAAAATAATCCATTCTCGCCTGTTCAAATTTGCCACAGCTCCACCAACAATCTAGATATTGACTATAAAATGCAGTAAAACTTCAATATACTATCTTTAGGCCGCTCAAAACCACTCAGCAAACACCAAAACCACTTGAAGTTGTACTCTAtttcaacttcaagaaGGGACTGTACGGGATCGCCAAGCTCGAAGGACTGATTGCTTAACTACGGCGTTCATAGTGATATGAGTTTTTCAAGTTATATAGCTGATTCATGCATCTTAGTATAGGTACAGATGTTTTAGCAAGCCAATTGTACATCCTACGCGACCTATTTTGACTGATCTTGAGCTATGATAATATGCGCAGAGCATTTATGGAGCTAGTATTTGTTTCTAGAGTCGTTTTGAGCTCTTACTTGGGCATTCTTACACTGTCTTCTTCAAGGTTTAGTACTCTATATAGGGTTAAGGAAGGCCAAGAGTTTCAGCAACCATTTATGTAGTCCTATAGAGTTTACAATGCGCTGTGTATTGCACTAGGTTTCCCCTCCATTGAGACCAAAACGTTCTCACAGGTAACGTGAGCTCGACACTCTCCTATAAATGAAAGTATTCATTGATTCATACTGTAAGTGATGGATAGCTATACATCATACAAGCGAAATGCTTGAGTTGAACTTGTGGCGAATATGTCAAACCAGTTTACTGTAGACCTCTGCCTCTTTGACCTCGATGGAACCATTGTCAGCACCACCAGAGCTGTCGAGATGACCTGGAAGAAGCTTTGCGCAGAGCATGACGTTGATCCAGAAGAGCTATTCCGTTTCTCCCACGGTACTAGAACTGGTGAAGTATTTGCTAAATTCTTCCCAGACATTGACAACACTGGTAACAGGGCAGCTGTGGCATTCGAGTTGTCAATAGCCGATGATCTAAGTCTTATCTCGTTGATTCCAGGTGCCCAAGAACTACTGTTGAAATTAGACAAGAACACGACAGATGGCTCTGCAGTTGGTGAGCGCAAATGGGCAATAGTCACATCAGGATCACCAGAATTGACACTGTCGTGGTTTGATAATGTCTTAAAGGAAGTCGGAAGACCACCCGTGTTCATTTCTGGTGCCGATGTAGCAAAGGGCAAGCCCGATCCAGAAGGATACTACACTGGACGGAATCTACTATGTCAGAAACTAGGTCTTGACGCTTCTCATGCGAGGACAGTGGTATTTGAGGATGCTCCCGTAGGTATCATGGCTGGTAAAGCTATTGGTGCCATTACAGTGGGAATCGCAGGTACATATGACAAGGACTTATTGTATTCAGCAGGTGCTGACTATGTAGTTTCAGACCTTAACCAGGTGAAAGTAATTGAAAACACAAAAGGTGGCCCCATCAAACTGGAAATTGTAGAACCACTAGGTAAGATATAGACGAGCTTATAGTTGCCCATTAATATAggaaataagaataaatgCCTCATCCACGGAATATGAATTCATTCATACCCATTCCGTGGACATAAGTAAAATATACCTGGAGAGCCACGGAAACAGGGTTTCATGGGATACCAGCAGATATATCAACTATGACTAGTGTGATACTGTATTCTCAGGCTGTATCAGTTTGTGCttcctttattttatcattaatCAAGGTGTCCAAAACGAGGATAGTACAAGTGGTGGGATTCTAAGTGGTCTAAAAGCACTAAGCAAACTAGGATAATCGCTGGTAATTAGTGATGCAGGATGCTGCTCTGAATTGATCTAAGGTTTGTAGTCAAACAGTTTAGTCTAATAAAGGTAGCACGGCCCATAGCAATAATTAAGGGCATCGAATGCTTTCGTTAAGAAGCTGAACCCTTATAAATCTAACCACCAATCTTACTATAAAAAGCTATATAAGACATGGTGTTTGCTCATATATACCGGTTTTAAGATGTTCAGGCAGATAATAAAACTCAGACAACATAAGTTACAATATGTCAGACAGCAgggaaataaaaaaaccaTGGTGGTTCAAAAAGGCCAAGGAATGGGCTGATGAGTTCTATACAAGGGATCAGAAACTAGAAGACTCTGATCGCCGTGATCTATCCAAAAAATACGCTACTATCAGTAAAGCTAGCGTAGTTGGCGCAGCAACAGGTCTATCAGCTGGTCTGGGAGGTCCCTACGCATACAGGTACTATACCACTGGTGCGCTGAAAGGTGTTAAACTGCCTAGGACAATCTTACTGGGTGTAGTCTCTATGGTTATTATGAGAAATGTTGCGGCAAAGATAGCCTGGGACAAAGAGTTAAAGAAACTGGATCCTAGCGGTGAATTGAAGCAAAACTACAAAAGTGCTCATAAGACAGTTGATGACGTCTCCTTGTCAGACAACAGCACTTCtgttcaaaagaaatatggtatgatgaaattcttgaaataCAGGACGGCACCAAGGTGGGCTATGTATTTTGAAGGTACTTATCAACACCCCGACAGAAAGTTTCCAAACCCAGACCAGATGGTGCAGGATCTCAAAGGTAGCCGCAGAGCATTTCCACCGTTTTTCTCAAAGGCTGATAAATTTTGGCACCAAATAGACCGTAAGGATAATGATCATACATAGAGTGACCATACTACACATTATGTGATACAAGTCTGAATGAACAAAAGGTAGTTCagatataaatattatatagtACTATTCTTAATAATGGATGAGACAGTTACCAAAATATCTGACTATTAATTTTTGACCTAATATATACTGCAAGTTTAGttgtaaatataaatactCATGACAGTATCCTTGCGACCAATAGATTCGGTAAGTCATGGAGCTTATGCTCTTCAACTCTTGTAATCACACATTACGTTATTAGGGTAGTTCAGCAATAATAAGACTTGAGCAGTGCCCCCATATATAAGTTCATTTGTTATCGAAACTATAATCAATTAACAATACAACGTGAAGAGTCCATACTAAAAACTTACTTTAAAGATTACATTGGTAGTTTCCCGACAATACTAGTTTTTAGGTGCTATTTGGATAATAAGGAACACTCtcagaaaagaagaagaatggcAGACAATAAAGGTGATGTCAAGGCACCACCTTCCTGGCTAAACTCTCCAGCATTTCAGGAATCCTATCAGAAAGCCATAGAGTTTTACGAGAAAGACGAAGTCTTAGATGCTCGAGATCGGTTAGAgttatcaaagaaatatacCTCAATTGCTAGAGCGCAATTTATAGGTGGATGGGCTGGTTTCAGTGCAGTATTTATCACCCCATTTGCATACCGTTATTACAAGACAGGTGCTATCAGAGGAGTTAAAGTTCCTAgaaattttgtatttggCCTAGTTGCCATGGTTGTAAGTACCCAGCTTTCTGGAAGCATGAtgtacaaaaaaaaattacagGAATTGGATCCTACAGGCGAGCTTGCCGCCAAATACGAGTCAAAaattaacaaaaataaacaaagaaatcaaTATGGAGATTTTGAAGCGGATGTACCTACTTTAATAGATGagaaccagaaccaaaATCCACCTTCGAGGTACCAGAAGGAATTCGATATGATGAacttattgaaaaatggGTCTGCTCCCAAATGGGCTATGTATTTCTACACAACTTACCAAAACCCTAGAAGACGCTTCCCTAATCCTGTAGAGATGATGGATGAGCTAAAGAAAGCACAAAGACAACCATTGGCACCATTTTTACATCAGCGCGATCCATTTGGATTATTTAAGGACCAGAATGAGAAAAACGATGAAAAAAACGATGCCTATCCTAACCCGACAAAAAATGCGAAACCTGCTGATAATAACCAACTACCACTAGAACCACCAAAACCAGAACTATCATGGAATAAAGTTCGCCAACAAAATTCCGGTAAAGCTACCACTGCATGGGACAGAATAAGAAATGGGGAACACTTAAATGACAATAATGATGGATTTGATGATGATCTGGATCCGTTTGAGGAGTCAAAAAGCAATGTAGGGCCGACAATCAATAAACCGACCAAAGAGGAATTCAAGAATCTTGTTGAGCAAGAAAGAAATGGGGGTTCGGGCCTATTTTAAAGTGGTGACACTTGATACTTTATCTTAAAAAGACTAtcattatattatttttgggGATGATAAACTGTTAACTATTTTGATGAGTATACGCaattataatgaaaaatttcatattCTTTTATCAGCTAttctatatctttttttgtatataattatttacTTTCACATTATAATTCAACATGAAAATTATGGGCAGATTCTTAATTTATAAAATACTTAATACATATCAACGTTTAAATAGTGTAACTTGAAAACATTATCACATTTAGGCTAGGATGTTGTCCAATCTCTTCTCAGCCTTCAatttttgtagttgttCCAAGACAATATCGACATTAACAGTAGCGTTCTTACCTTGTTGCTCCATAACATCTCTGTTTCTGATGTTGACGGAGTTTTCGTTCATTTCCGTTTCACcaacaatgaagatgaagttgtACTTCATCAATTGACCGGTTCTAACCTTCTTTTGCAAAGTGTTACCAGTCAAGTCAACGTCAGCGTAGAAACCGGCATTGTGCATCTTGTCACGTACTTGTTGAGCGTACTCTTGGTACTTAACACCAACTGGAACAACCAAGATTTGACGAGGGGATAACCAGAAAGGCCATTTACCAGCGAAGTGCTCAGTCAAAATGGCAGTCATTCTTTCAACTGAACCCAAGATAGCACGGTGAATCATAACTGGTCTTTCATAGTTCTCGCTCTCTTCGGTATCCTTTGCCTTAAATTCTAGTTCAAATCTTTGTGGTAGTTGGAAATCCAATTGAATGGTGGCACATTGATGCCATCTTCTTAGGGCATCAGAAATCATGATATCGATCTTTGGACCGTAGAAGGCACCATCACCTGGGTTTAGTTCCCAAGCACCACCCCATTTGTTCAAAGCGTTTTCTAACTTCTTTTCAGCGGCATCCCATGTTTCAAGTTCACCAACATACTTTTCTGGTCTAGTAGACAATTCCATCTTGAATTCAAAACCGAATACACCGTACATAAACTTCAAGAAGTCGAaaatgttttcaatttcttgttcGATTTGATCTTGAGTACAGAAGATGTGGGCGTCATCTTGCTGGAATCTTCTAACACGAGTCAAACCAGATAGAGCACCAGAGAACTCATTTCTGTGGATAACACCGAAGTCAGCAACTCTCCATGGCAACTCTCTGTAAGAACGTTCTCTAGCTTTGAACATCAGACAGTGACCAGGACAGTTCATTGGCTTTAGACCGAAGGTTTCCttttcaacttcaaatGTGAACATGTTTTCCTTGTAGTTAGCCCAGTGACCAGAAGTTTCCCATAGCTTGGAGTTGTACATGTTTGGAGTAATAACTTCTTCGTAACCTCTCTTACGGTATTCGGATCTTAGAAGATCAACCAAGGTGTTATATATTCTGGTACCGTGAGGCAACCAAAAGCAAGAACCTGGAGACATTTcattgaataaaaatagttCTTGTTCCTTACCAATCTTTCTGTGATCTCTCATAGAGGCTTCAGCCAAGAATTTCAAGTGAGCGTCCATTAGCTTCTTGTCTGGGAAAGAGATACCGTAAACTCTTTGGAGAGACTCGTTGTTGGCATCACCCAAGAAGTAGGAAGAGGAGTTCTTCAATAGCTTGAAAGCCTTGATACGACCGGTGTGAGGAATATGTGGACCAACACACAAATCAATCAACTTACCACACTTGTAAACGGTAGTGGAACCACCATCTGGGATCTTGGTTTGAACCAAGTAAGTCTTAAACTTAGAGTAATGGAACATCTTTAGCAAGTCTTCCTTAGACATGACCAATCTTTCGAACTTTTGCTTTTCCTTGATAACATTCTTGGCAACACCTTCTAGATTTGGGAAATCAGCTTGGGAAATTGTTCTCTCTTCAGCATCCTTGtcttctttcaaagtgTCTTTCAAAGCCATTTCATAAAAGAAACCATCATCAGTTGGAGGACCTAGACAAATATGAGCACCTAGGTTACATTCGCAGGCTTCACCCAGAACGTGAGCAGAAGAGTGCCAGAAAACTCTTCTACCTTCGTCAGACTCAAAATCAAACAGTTCTAGCTTGATCTCTTCATTTTCCTTACCTTCAAATGGTCTTTCCAAATCCCAAAGATCACCATTCACCTTAGCAATACATAGTCTGTCAGCCAAGGACTTGGAGATTCCTCTAGCAATGTCCATTGGTGTGGTTTCCCAAGCAGTGGCTTCCTTCTTAGCACCATCCTTTAGAACTATGGTAATTGGAACACGAGGCATGGAAGCAACCTTTTCTTGGTATTCCTTCTGCAACTTTTCGAACAAAGCATTTCTTTCAGCAATGAAAGCTGGCTCTGGGTCCAAGTACAAAGAGGCCTTCTTATTGTtacctttcttcttcttgtcgGAAACAGACAGGTCATTGACCTTCTGTGCAACAGCGTCAGCTCCAGCACTCATTATAGTCTTTTATAACTGTgtgtcttttttttttttcgacCTCTTTCCAGAAGCTTTAATTAAATCTGGTAAACGTGAGCAAAAACTGCACTTGAAGTGTCACTTAAAATCATCCAAATTGAATACTAACCGCCTCAATTCCGAAACTCCCAAAGAATTCTGGTTTCGTGGTACCAATTGCTAACTCTTTGACAgaattttttgcaaaattgCCTCGAACTCACCTGAGATGCTGGATGATCTTCACGCtaaatcaaaaatttttcactttttcgTTGTTGGCGACCTCATCGCTACTCAGTCATACTTAGAGCAACCAAGAAGTTCTTTGCGCAGTAATTTCTACAATGTAGCACTGAATAACTGAGATAAGCAAACGTTCTATGAACTTTCCAGGATATATTGGTAGTCTTATTCTCTTACCGGGTCTCGATCACTCACGAACAATAGGGAAGCTTTATAAGAGGATATATTAGTCACGAGTCGACAATGATTGTGGGTCTGGCAATATTTGGCTTTATCTTCAACTTTCTTTGTAGATTCTTAATACTTGCTCGGACACTTCATCTACAGTAGTTATTTCTCCATTTATTGTTCGCAGTAGATTTTCCTGTGCTCGTTCGGGCAAGTTTTTAATCATGTCGGTCTCTGGAATAAGACCTGGCGCTATGTCATGACAATTGATGGATAGTCTTTCGACTTCCTTTCCGTATACTCTTGTGAATTGACTGAGTGCAGCCTTAGTGGCGCTGTATATGGATGTGCCTTGAATCATGAAGTTTCGTTTGTCTGCGAACCCGCCCAATATTGAGCTAACATTTATGATATCTAACCGCTTTCTTGACTTTTGTTTCATTTGTAATCTAGCTGCATAATTGGATAAATAAACAGCACTTGCAAAGTTGACGTTTATCATATTGCTTATCACATTAGGACTCATTCTAATTCCAACTGATGCCTGGGTTATTCCTGCACAGTTGACTAGAACCCGAAGGGTGTATCTGTTTGAATCGTTGTTGTCAAATGCCAATGCATTACTCAGAACCAATTCTTTATTACTGGTACTAATATTACCTTCAGCGATATAACCCTCAATTGTAGCAGCAGAATGGTTGAACTCACCATCCCATCGCGCGAGATCTAACGCTACAGCTCTGTTTCTATGATGGGCCCCCGTAAACAATAAATCATCCCCAAATCGTAGCTTCTTCGTTATACTGTCAGTACTAGACCCAATTGCAATACAGTTCACTCCTTCCCTCGTCAATTTTCTTACTATGGCTTTACCAACCCCTCCAGTGGCCCCAGTGACTATCGCATAAGGTATCTCTATCATATTAAGAGTAAAGCCAAACAGTTCTGAATTATCTGTGTTTCGAAAGAACAATCAATTACAAAGACTCTCTATCAAAAAAAGTGTACAGCTTTTATTCAACTGAGTAGAATTCTTGCGATTCCTGTTAAGCTATATTAGTTACATTAAGATCAGTTCTCCTTAAGtgaacaaaaacaaaatgatGAGATGACTTTTCACTCTCTTCAGTATATAATTGACTATTAACAAAGGcaaacaataataaaagactatcattgaaattaaCAACTATGTacttgaaaagaaagatattATCTGGATCATGACTAtgcaattttttatatatgaaagATTTAAAATGACTAATTAGATTGGTAATCCCCCCAAGAACCAATAAccacaaaagaaataaagggaataacaaaaataacaGTCTTTTTTAGCTTccaattccaaaaaaaagacaattTCTCCAAGCAAATATGATAGTAGCGCTAATAATCCCAAAAATACATTCATGGAGAATATATTgcagaaatgaaaaagattACGAGTCCTAGAAACATTTCTTAACCTGAATGATAAATGGAACATAATAGGCCTTTTGCTTTAATACGAATCATTACAACATTATGAGAAAGTCCATAATAATGGCTAACCTGTTTCTAAACCTGCTCAATAGAAACCGTTAGTGGACTTAGTGTTGTAATCATAACCTGAGTAACCGTATTGCTGAGCATTaggctgctgctgttgctgtgGAGcttgttgctgttgctgctgctgttgctgctgttgctgctgttggTATTGATAATACTGCTGCAATTGAATTTGTTGTGGAGTCAATTGTTGCTGAGCTGAGTCAGAAGTCTGCTGCTCGGAATGGGAATCATTACGTTGCACCCCCTTAGCTTGAGCATCTTGCTGAGCTTGTTGACCATACTCACCGCCATACAAGTTTTGGCCACTAGACTTAGTAGTTTGGTATGGATATTGGTTAGCAGCAACACCGTATTGTGGTTGGCCATATGGGTACTGTTGGTAGAAGTGGGCGTAATATGGCATGAATGAACCAGCACCGTATGGTTGTTGTTGACTTTGTTGTTGAGTGTGTGGAGCCACAGGTGATTGAGCAGTGTTTGGTGCAGCAGTGGCAGTGTTCAAATCAACACCAGCGGAGACAGGTGTACCAGCATTCATGTAACCTTGTTGCATGGAGAATTGAGCATTGACCATGGCTGGGTGACCACCCATTGGTGTTGGTTGTTGGTACTGTTGGCCGTAAGCATAACCTTGCATGTCGTACATACCCGGGTAAGAATAGCCTGGGAATTGGTTCTGGTACATGTAGTATTGTTGTGCTTGAGCTTGGGCCTGTGCTTGAGCTTGTGCTTGAGCTTGTAGTTGTGCATCAGTCAACTGTTGGGCaggttgttgttgctgagCAGTTTGTTGTGGAGCagtttgttgttgttgttgttgttgttgttgttgagcAGCCTCAGAGACACTGCCTTGCTTAGAAGCTGGCGCAGCTTCAGCTGGAGCAGCGGCTTCTTGAGCCAATTGTTGCTCTTGTTGCTCTTGTTGTGGTTGTTgtggttgttgttgttcttgttgttgttgctcATTGGCAGCTTGTTCTTGTGCTTGTTCTTGTggttgttcttgttcttgtggttgtggttgtggttcttgttctttttctaCGGTTTCCTTCTCAGTTTCTTGAGCAggctcttctttcttttcttgttctttttcaatGTTGTCAACTTCATTCTTCAAGTCTTCTACATTTTCCAAAGCGCTTTCTTTGGAAGATTCAGAAGCCTTAGTGTCCTCTTGGGATTCTTGTGCTggctcttcttctttcttcttttgaacaGGCTTTGGCTTTGGCTTAGGAGTGGCAATGGCCGCCCAGGacatcttcttcctttCCTCTTGGGTATGTGTAGAATTTAGTCTTTGAGCAATCTTCTCTTCCTTGGTACCGGCAGGAACACCGGTCTTCTTCACAGCTGCCTGAGCAGCAGCAGTAGCGTTCTTTCCACTGGAAGCACTCTGAGCTGCCCCGTGAGAGGAGGCGCTAGTGCTAGTGCCTGAGCTAGTGCTAGTGCTGCTAC
This is a stretch of genomic DNA from Nakaseomyces glabratus chromosome M, complete sequence. It encodes these proteins:
- the SEC28 gene encoding coatomer subunit epsilon (CAGL0M12903g~Putative epsilon-COP coatomer subunit), which produces MDYFTVKQSFYNGLYEKVLEEASKLGKVEDVTIKYYQLRSELALGQLKAGGDDSLSQAFALYETFLKDSKHDLSKLESHVKGKNCLYHLNLLASAQAIKGDVEESLKTCVEGIDSGNEVGVPDLLLLAIEVALLNNKASTASTMFENYTSTNADSLSSEDELIINLAESYIKFATNVDTSSSNFYHFEELAQTFPTWKSQLGLLNLQLQQGNTTEAQSIVDLLESEYYSKNLEAVQLYKGNFLANKITLAIMEGEKSKAEELRSELKQFVPNHGFNKSHEELTSKFDEIVVKYKN
- the THS1 gene encoding threonine--tRNA ligase THS1 (CAGL0M12991g~Ortholog(s) have threonine-tRNA ligase activity, role in threonyl-tRNA aminoacylation and cytosol, mitochondrion localization); amino-acid sequence: MSAGADAVAQKVNDLSVSDKKKKGNNKKASLYLDPEPAFIAERNALFEKLQKEYQEKVASMPRVPITIVLKDGAKKEATAWETTPMDIARGISKSLADRLCIAKVNGDLWDLERPFEGKENEEIKLELFDFESDEGRRVFWHSSAHVLGEACECNLGAHICLGPPTDDGFFYEMALKDTLKEDKDAEERTISQADFPNLEGVAKNVIKEKQKFERLVMSKEDLLKMFHYSKFKTYLVQTKIPDGGSTTVYKCGKLIDLCVGPHIPHTGRIKAFKLLKNSSSYFLGDANNESLQRVYGISFPDKKLMDAHLKFLAEASMRDHRKIGKEQELFLFNEMSPGSCFWLPHGTRIYNTLVDLLRSEYRKRGYEEVITPNMYNSKLWETSGHWANYKENMFTFEVEKETFGLKPMNCPGHCLMFKARERSYRELPWRVADFGVIHRNEFSGALSGLTRVRRFQQDDAHIFCTQDQIEQEIENIFDFLKFMYGVFGFEFKMELSTRPEKYVGELETWDAAEKKLENALNKWGGAWELNPGDGAFYGPKIDIMISDALRRWHQCATIQLDFQLPQRFELEFKAKDTEESENYERPVMIHRAILGSVERMTAILTEHFAGKWPFWLSPRQILVVPVGVKYQEYAQQVRDKMHNAGFYADVDLTGNTLQKKVRTGQLMKYNFIFIVGETEMNENSVNIRNRDVMEQQGKNATVNVDIVLEQLQKLKAEKRLDNILA
- the URA1 gene encoding dihydroorotate dehydrogenase (CAGL0M12881g~Ortholog(s) have dihydroorotate dehydrogenase activity, role in 'de novo' UMP biosynthetic process and mitochondrion localization), yielding MMHRVGFNVIGRRSFFTVNARRQVLKSSFMGLKPLQLTALLLAGSAGYLYFMNARSAIHEYVVCPVVRLITPDPENGHKLGIWCFKWGLSPKLYFDKDPESLHVNVFGTTMTNPIGCAAGLDKDAEAIDGIMPTGFGYMEVGSVTPVAQPGNPRPRFFRLPADDAVINRYGFNSSGHDVVYNNLMKRVNKFLNSYFGDKSIDKLSLYKDKLLAVNLGKNKNGDEVKDYLKGVEKFQSLADVLVINVSSPNTPGLRDLQNEAKLTNLLSEIITKRDSQSNKPNALGKQNHKPPVLVKIAPDLTEPELQSIVEAAKKSKVDGIIVSNTTIQRPNTLKTQDETLRNQVGGLSGKPLKPFALKAMKAVSKYAKDSDLVLVGCGGISSGKDAIEFAKAGATFVQLYTSYAYVGPALIARIKDEVAEELKKEGKTWMEIIGEDNK
- a CDS encoding PUP1 family protein (CAGL0M12969g~Ortholog(s) have mitochondrion localization), with the protein product MADNKGDVKAPPSWLNSPAFQESYQKAIEFYEKDEVLDARDRLELSKKYTSIARAQFIGGWAGFSAVFITPFAYRYYKTGAIRGVKVPRNFVFGLVAMVVSTQLSGSMMYKKKLQELDPTGELAAKYESKINKNKQRNQYGDFEADVPTLIDENQNQNPPSRYQKEFDMMNLLKNGSAPKWAMYFYTTYQNPRRRFPNPVEMMDELKKAQRQPLAPFLHQRDPFGLFKDQNEKNDEKNDAYPNPTKNAKPADNNQLPLEPPKPELSWNKVRQQNSGKATTAWDRIRNGEHLNDNNDGFDDDLDPFEESKSNVGPTINKPTKEEFKNLVEQERNGGSGLF
- a CDS encoding uncharacterized protein (CAGL0M12925g~Putative 2-deoxyglucose-6-phosphate phosphatase; gene is downregulated in azole-resistant strain); this encodes MSNQFTVDLCLFDLDGTIVSTTRAVEMTWKKLCAEHDVDPEELFRFSHGTRTGEVFAKFFPDIDNTGNRAAVAFELSIADDLSLISLIPGAQELLLKLDKNTTDGSAVGERKWAIVTSGSPELTLSWFDNVLKEVGRPPVFISGADVAKGKPDPEGYYTGRNLLCQKLGLDASHARTVVFEDAPVGIMAGKAIGAITVGIAGTYDKDLLYSAGADYVVSDLNQVKVIENTKGGPIKLEIVEPLGKI
- the PUP1 gene encoding PUP1 family protein (CAGL0M12947g~Mitochondria-localized protein; gene is upregulated in azole-resistant strain), whose amino-acid sequence is MSDSREIKKPWWFKKAKEWADEFYTRDQKLEDSDRRDLSKKYATISKASVVGAATGLSAGLGGPYAYRYYTTGALKGVKLPRTILLGVVSMVIMRNVAAKIAWDKELKKLDPSGELKQNYKSAHKTVDDVSLSDNSTSVQKKYGMMKFLKYRTAPRWAMYFEGTYQHPDRKFPNPDQMVQDLKGSRRAFPPFFSKADKFWHQIDRKDNDHT